The following nucleotide sequence is from bacterium.
CGTGCAGTATCTGGTCGTAGGATCGTTGTAAGAAAGTGCTGTATATGGCGACGACGGGCCGCATCCCGTCTGCCGCCATCGCCCCGGCGAAGGTCACGGCGTGTTCCTCGGCCATGCCGACATCGAAGCAACGGTCGGGGAAGCGGCGCCGAAAGCCCTGCAGACCCGTGCCGGCGATCATGGCCGCCGAGACGGCGACGATCCGCTTGTCGGCCTCGGCCAGGTCGCTCAGCGCCTGCCCAAACACCTGGCTGTAGGTCGGCGGTCCCTCACGCGGCTCCTCATGACCGTTGCTCAGGTCGAAGGGGCGCGTCCCGTGGAAGGCCTGCGGGTCGCACTCCGCCGGGTCGTAGCCCTTGCCCTTGGTAGTCAGCACGTGCAGCAACACCGGCCCCGGCAGGCGCTTGGCCTGCTCCAGCATGGCCAGAAGCTGCACCATGTCGTGGCCGTCAATGGGTCCCAGGTAGGTGATGCCCAGGTGCTCAAAGAGCATCCCTGGCACGACCAGTTCCTTCATGCCTTCGCGCACCCGGTCGGCGAACAGGACCATGGCGTCGCCGCCGGGCATGGGTCGCAGCAGCCGCTCCAGATCGCGCCGGAAGCGCCGTATGGCGGGCTCCACCTCGGCCCGGACCCGTGACAGCGACGCCGCCAGGGCTCCCACGCTGCGCCCGATGCTCATCTCGTTGTCGTTGAGCACCACCAGCATGTCCACGTTCTGCTGCCCGGCCTGGTTCAGCGCCTCGAAGGCCATGCCGCCGGTGAGAGAGCCGTCGCCGATGATGGCCACCACGCGTTCATCGCCGCCGCGCAGGTTCCGCGCCACCGCGAAGCCCAGGGCGGCCGAGATGGAGGTGCTGCCGTGGCCCGCGCCCCAGGCGTCGTGCTCCGATTCGCTCCGGCGCGGGAAGCCCGACGGCCCGCCATCCTGCCGGATGCGGTCGAACTCGTCCTGGCGGCCGGTCAGCAGCTTGTGGGGATAGCACTGGTGCCCCACGTCCCAGATGAGCTTGTCCTGGGGGGAACTGAAGCTGTGGTGGAGGGCGATGGTGAGTTCCACCACGCCCAGGTTGGGGGCCAGGTGCCCGCCGGTGTTGGAGACCGTCTGCAGGATGCGCTGGCGGATCTCGCCGGCCAACTGCGTCAGTTGCTCCCGCGTCAGGGCCCGCAGGTCCGCCGGCTGCTTGATCGTCTCCAGAATGCCGCTCATGTTGGGTTGCGTTCCATCCCCCGCAGGCCGGCTGAGGCCCGGCCCCTCCTACTGCTCGCCATCATCATCGCCGAAGAGATTGCCGGCGGCCGGAGCGCGGCTCTCCTGAGCCACCGCGCCGTTCTCCTGCGGCTCTGGAGAGCCGCGCTCCAAGAACTGCTCCACGACCG
It contains:
- the dxs gene encoding 1-deoxy-D-xylulose-5-phosphate synthase produces the protein MSGILETIKQPADLRALTREQLTQLAGEIRQRILQTVSNTGGHLAPNLGVVELTIALHHSFSSPQDKLIWDVGHQCYPHKLLTGRQDEFDRIRQDGGPSGFPRRSESEHDAWGAGHGSTSISAALGFAVARNLRGGDERVVAIIGDGSLTGGMAFEALNQAGQQNVDMLVVLNDNEMSIGRSVGALAASLSRVRAEVEPAIRRFRRDLERLLRPMPGGDAMVLFADRVREGMKELVVPGMLFEHLGITYLGPIDGHDMVQLLAMLEQAKRLPGPVLLHVLTTKGKGYDPAECDPQAFHGTRPFDLSNGHEEPREGPPTYSQVFGQALSDLAEADKRIVAVSAAMIAGTGLQGFRRRFPDRCFDVGMAEEHAVTFAGAMAADGMRPVVAIYSTFLQRSYDQILHDVCLQGLPVVLALDRAGLVGDDGPTHHGVFDLSFLRSIPGLTIMAPSDEAELRDMLRTALSLDAPVALRYPRGQGTGADISGAMQVLPTGRGRVVREGEALTLLAIGSMVRAALAAAELLADEGLEATVVDARFAKPLDEELILQQAARGPIVTVEENVLAGGFGAGVVELLQDRGVCTRIRRLGIPDRFISHGNKARLWAELGLDADGIAAAARSLA